Sequence from the Helianthus annuus cultivar XRQ/B chromosome 13, HanXRQr2.0-SUNRISE, whole genome shotgun sequence genome:
ATTTTTTATATTGAGCAATAccttatattcatttattagactatggggtatgggacgagggttgggtacaaatgcccaagtcaccaccccgggtgggcttgggtttcggcgtggccccttgggcgggagtttcaccccgggcgttgggcatgcctagcggtcctccgtggccggctctcattggctgggttggctaggccatagcggataggtttaaattttataaaataatcgtttggccaagccaaacggTTCACCCAAGTCACTAAAAAACCCCCCAACCCCACCGCCTGTCCACATCGCTACCCCAACCCTTCACTCCTACCCGAACCCGCTACCCACACTTGATACCGGCACAACGCgatgaagggccgccaacccgGTGAGACCCGTTACTGGCCGGAAGCTTTCGTTAGCTACCGgcacaatttaaacgcgtgccaacacaagtggcgcgagctacgaccgaagctcgaCCGTTTTAAAGGCTACTACGATAGCGTCCCGGGCGGTGATATAAGTCACGAAtaccgggtggcggtggccaacatcgagttccggggcaagaagcggaagccgtttgacaagATCGCCCTAttcgaaatctacctaacgctttaggctttttttttttaattttgtaatccttttttttagaatttttgtaatttttaggaacttttaataataattttaggcTTTATTTTAGGTCtgtgtgtattttttaattttaggtttttttttatttttataaaactggccaacccacgcgggctagccTCGCCCCGCCATACTGACCCAACACGTCACTCACCAGCGCGAGGGGGGGGGgtcgaagtccacgtgtcaacccatgccccaaacgcCGCCCCACTATACCCCACGTTCGAAAACACCAATGCCTTTCGCGCAACGCGCGTCATTGAAAAACACTAGTTGACTTTAAAGAGCGACCATACAACATTACCAACTCATCATAATTTTGGGTGTTCATATCAACTCATTGTAATTTTGGGTGTTCAGGATCGGATTATCCGCTTTTTGGATATCTGAAAATTTCGGATAATGAACATtaatatccgaatccgaatccaaaatttcggataccTTGAAATTTCGGATTTGGAGATGGATTGATATTTTTTAAATTTCCATCAGTGAAAACAAAAGGCGTTCACAAATACACATCCGAATCCGATTATTTACTACTTTTTactatattttaaaataaattgCTCATATAATATATAGTTACCATTTTTttagttttcggatatcggataatccgattatccgaaaaTTTTAGAAATCTACATCTAAAATTTGAATTATTCGATTTTCAGATATTATTTCGAATACGTAGTTTCGGAAtacggattttcggatatttcggattcggtttcagATCCAGATTATTTTGAACACCTCTACATCATATCATGGTAAAAAATCAATTTAATATAATAATCATTCCATTTTTATTAATGCAACTTTCATATTAGTCTTCTTTTGCCTTTTTTTCTGTCATGTAATGATAAAACCGCAATCTGGGAGTATTGGTCTTTTTAGGCCATAGGCATACTTTCACACCCCTTAACTAACTATATGTAGGCGTCACATCACCCACTTGACTCTCTTTCATTCACCTCCCACCAAGAAAATGGTTTAACCCCCAACACCCCTTAGATTAattaaaaaacatatatatagCATGTTGTTTGCGTTCAAATTTCCCAATGTTTGATTCCCTCCCTCTCTCTCCTAGTTAACATTTTTAACACGTGAAGCTTTTAATGCCCCTTAACACCCTCCAGGAGTAGTATGACAAGTGTTTAATAAATGCCAACTAGGATTAACACCTATTGGTGTTATAGTATACCAGACAGCCTTACCCTCACAAAGTCAAAAAAGAGCAGAAAGCCACATTACTTTGGATACACACTGCTACCTCTTAACTAATATACAATGTCAATAGTACAAAACAAACAGCACATACTAGGAATGAAAAAATGGTCAAAAGAGAAGAAACAAAACTTAGCATAACGGACCAAAATTTCGGGCAGTCGAGTGGTAATAATGAAAGCACATAAGAAATTAAAAATGAATCAAGAGAAAACGTGTTTAATGAAACTACATTAAAATGTTTCATCACTCGGGAATCATCTGCTCGTTATCAGCATCCCCTTCGGTCTCAATAGTGGGTTTTGATGGTTGGTTAGATCCAGGAGCTTGCCTCTTTTTGATTCCACTCACGATATCATCGATTCTTAAAAGCATAGAAGCAGCTTCGATGGCTGTCTTAAAGGTCTGCGCCTTCACGTTATAAGCATCCCAAATCTACAAACCAAGAAAAGGCTTTGAATTATCTCTGATGTCGAGACTAGAAGTGGCAAAATAGATGTATGCATTGGGTAACGAGACATACAAACAATTTTTGTTAAAGTTTAATTTCTTTAAAACATAATAAAGGTGTTCACTATGATTACAAAAATAAATTTATCCAATTCTCTGGATTAGCAGGTTTGATGCATTAAAAACAAACTTAAAGAAGACCTTCAACCCACCCACTCGGATCTAAAAGAATTATATGACCCGTTTGTAGGCTGTAAACGAACTAAACAGTTCGTGAAacgtttggcgggaagttcgctTGTTTTTGTTCGTTtagtaaatgaacgaacacgaacaagaaatttcatttgtttagttaaatgaacgaacatgaacagaggctgCATTCGTTTATTTATGTCCGTGAACGCTCGGTAATGTGCACgtttgtgttttttatttttatttattgtttatatacttcaaaattccgacaaataaaaaaatggaaaaattacaagttttgttctttatcttaataccacttatcaggcggtgtcctttttaacgaatttttacaagttttgccctttacaaggaattttgttgcacgttttgtcctttaggcttaacccagttagattttatTAGACCAGAATTATATATTAGTTTGTTATTTTTGATTTAGTTTCCATAGTTATCTTTTCCTTATTTATCTAGGTCTAATAGTCTATATATTGTCCTGTATAATTCTCTTTTTCAATCAATAACAATTACAATTTCCCTTTAGtgagtttgattgattttattgttaaatcttgtcacccaagggtattttagtctttctacccatttatttaatattatttaaaagaataaaacaaaatattttagggTCGACTCttgaaataaatgggtaaaaagactaaaatacctttgggtgacaagatttaacaagaaaatctaactgggttaagcctaaaggacaaaacatgcaacaaaattccttgtaaagggcaaaagaaaggacaccgcctgataagtggtattaagataaaggacaaaacttgtaatttttcctaaaaAAATTAATAAGTATTAGTGTATTACATATTATGCTCATGAATATtagtttatgttcgtttgttttcatttgtgttcatgaacattagtttgtgtccGTTTGTGTACCTGAACGCCCGTTTGCATTCTTTACCTAAAAttaataaacgaacacaaacacgaaatctcgttcggtaagtgttcatgaacagttcgggaacacatatatttccttaacaaacggacacgaacaaggtcttgtttgtgttcgctcggttcatttgcagccctacgTGTGAGATTTAACATAACCCAAATCGACTTGATCATACGTAAATGTGAATTTGCCACCTGTATTCAATTACTAAACAAAACTCGTAGAAAAGAAGAATGTGCACCTTTAGTTCTTTCATATCAGCAATTTCACCTGAATTGCCATCTATACCTGTCCAGGCATTCTCACCATTTGCATGCTGCAAAAAACAAGCAAAACTGTTACTAGCGTGTCTTTAAAAGGGCATGCATATTATCTTAAGGACTATGTAGTTAATATCGcaatatatcaccgatatatTGTTTATCGGTCCCCTGGTGAGATATCGGTGCaaaatatcggtcagaatatcggtaccgatattattggcgatattgaccgataatggaccgatatatcaccgaccTTCCCCGATAttagtacctttcttcttagttctgccatttgtctttcttcttattgctgctattagtgttttaagtcttaattatcaattgttagtgttaaatgttagtgttttaagtcttaatcatTTCCTGCTTGATatattgttagtgttttgcaagttgcaaaaggttaaaattgttaatggtaggagagtatactaaattgttagtgttaaattgctatatatatatataaattctgcatggtATTAAAGTTActgatatccgatattttaccgcattactGCATAGTATACTAGAAAATTTTATGCAGCAGAATTCAATGGGAAAATGACACAAGAAAACTCTTGGCATGGAACTCAACTATGAAACATCATTTCTAGATTATATTCTATTCTTACGCTACGTAAATAAAATAGGTAAACTTGCCTTTCCCTGAAGAGCAGTCATGGTTCTAATGACATTGACACCACAGTTCTGTGCCAATGTTCGTGGTATAGCTTCAAACGCTACGGCTGCGGCTTCATAAGGCCACTGTTTCAATAACAAAGAAATTAGCATTTACAATATTCACAAATATTATGTTTCATTGGAGACAAAGataaaatcatatatatataagaaaaaaACGTTGCCTTCTCAATGCCTTCTATCGACGAGCTCTTCTGCTTCAGGGTAGCGGAAACAGTTAACTCAGTTGCACCACCACCGGGAACAAGTTTCGGATGCTTCAGGATGTTCCTAGCAACTGACATTGCATCCTACAAACAATAAAAACAGTTTTACAATGGGTGTACTTCAGTTGTAAAAAAATGCATGCAATTACTAGGGGTGAGGGTAGAGATAACAGGACAAAATGAGTAGATTTTTGTACAAGTCGGGTCGAGCCAGAATACTTTTCGTCCAGATTCTTGTAATCTTTTTTATGAATAACTTATCTGTGAAAATATGATTTCAAGATTCATATTATTTCAGTAGGTAACTTGTTTTATAATAAGGGCATATatgaccattttacccttgtCTTTctaaaactttgaaatctcatatATGACCTTTTACTTCAAATATTATATTACTCATTTCTAGCATAATTTATTTAGCTTTAATATTATATATGGAGTATACTATTGTTTatgggtaaaaataaaaaaatagaaataaaaatgggtaaaaataaatttaagcaaAAAATGTGTTAAACAAAAATATGAAGTTAAAATATGAGCATATATGAAAACTTGAAGTTAAAAAAATAAGGGTAAACTGAATATTTATTagattatttttattaaattcgGTATAGTTGATATTTTAGCTACATTGCAAGGGCAAatatgatatttttagttttGGTTCAGTGTATATGAAATTTTTAAAGTTTGTAGAAGtataaatgaaaattttaaaGTCTGTAAAGGTATAAATGAAATTAATCCTTAATAAAATGATTCAAGGATTTTCACGCATTAAATAATATTACTTCAGCGAAGTTTCAACTCATTTGACCAAATTCGCACATTCTGACCCTACCTTTTTAGCCTGTTACCCAGCCAATTTCAAATATATATACCTGCAAGTTCCGTTCAACTTCATTCAAAAGATCCTTGCTGGCACCTCGAAGAAGAATCGTGCACGCTTTCGGGTCTTTACAATCCACAATAAACGAAAAAAACTCATCACCAATCTTTTTAACCTCAAAAAGCCCAGCACCAGTCCCAACATCCGATTCTTGAAGTTCATCGGGCCGATTCACAATAACCGCCCCACACGCTTTCGCAATCCGGTTATTATCGGTTTTCCTCAATCTCCTAATCGCGCTAACTCCGGCTTTACTGAAATAATGACACGCCAAATCACTAAGCCCCTTTTCGGTTATCACCAAATCAGGCTTGAATTTAAGTATTTGTACGCAAATGTTTTCTATGTATTCTTCTTCCATTTTTAAGAGTATGGCCCAATCTTCTTCTCGTACTAATTCGGCGTTTGTTTGATTCTCACCCTTTTTGTATTCTAAAGGGCAATCTAGTAATATGATACGCGGGTTTATAATTTTTCGTTTCATTTTTCCGGGGACGACGACATCTTTGTTGAACATAACGCCTTTGAGGACTTTGGAATCTTCTAATTGGCCACCGGGGATTTTCTCGACTTTAATGTATTTTTTAATATCCACTTCTCGTATTCCTTGGCCTAGGTCCACACCGACTGTAGTTGTTGCGTCGAGTGCTAGATCCTAAAACATGACAAAAATTATGGTCAGTAATGTATATAAAAGTAAACGCACAACCGAATATATAAATTATGGTCAGTAACACTTAAATCGTCAATTTTTTAACTTCTATTAGCAGATATATCCAGATCGATTGCAGCTACTATAGATCAACTGCAATAATAATCTAATTTTGAGTAAGATCGTATAGCTAATACATAATTCTTTTACTTTGAACTGTTGAACTGTTTGAGATAAAACATGACCAAATCGACCCATTAATATGTAGATTGGACAAAATAGCAACCACTGAACAATCTTTACTGAAAAGTCAAAAACTAGAGCTTAAAACAATTTTAAGATCGTTATAAAAGGAAAACTTGTATCTACTTACTAAAGTAGCACAAAGTTGGCAAAAGTATACCAAACATTTAACTATTACtagatttgaaaaaaaataaaaaaaataaataaatacatctTTAGATGTAAGAAAAACCAGTCATCTTTACGTATATAGGAGATAAGTTCAATTATAGTTTATACTTTATAAGGGACAAAGAAAGAAAGAACAAATAGAATACTTACTGCAATCAGATCCCCAAATTGACTGGTAAATTTTGTGCCGATACAACTCTTAACCAAACCCAGCATCATTGAACCTGCAATGCAAGAATTTCAAAAGTTGAAAATACAGAAACAAATTCAAACATATATTCATATGAGTATGGTTCTTATAGTAAGTAAACTTTGAAACACAATTGGTCTAGCAAATACTTAGAAAAAGCAATTGCATAAGCTAGTTTAGGGGTGTGTTTGGTTTAACATTTAGATAGAAATAACTGAAAAAAAGAGCTTACGGTCATTCACATCAATAGACATGGAGATTTTGTCCAACACAGCAAGAGCATCCTCAAGAGCCTTGATGTAAGCTGCAAATGTGTAATTCATTACTTGTATCTGGTAATATTTGCAGGGTTTAAGGAAATAATTTAGCCATAAAAAATTAGAAGATACCTCGGCAAATAACTGTAGGATGATACTTCTTGTCAATGAAAGCTTCTGCAACGTGAAGCATCTCACCAGCTACAAATTTCCAAATTTAACAATCAGAAACATAGAGCATAATAAATAAAATCTACATTGTTTCAAGTTAAAACTTAGGAGAAAACGGTTACCAAGAACAATGACTGATGTAGTTCCATCACCAACTTCCTCATCCTGTGTGCGGCTTAGTTCAATCATGGACTAGAATAATAAGAAAAAAACGATTTAGAAAACACAGTAAAGCTTAAAAATGTGAAGGACAATGATAATGATGAGTCAATAAAATCTATCAAAGAGGTAGCACTCTTGAGGGTTGCAATCATAAATAATATACTCCATTAGCATGGATACCTTTGCAGCAGGGTGAGCAATATCCAACTCCCGCAAAATGGCATTCCCATCATTAGTGACCACAATTCCTATTAAAAGTacatttgcaaaaaaaaaaaaaaaaaatcaacaaaagttcaATTCTCATGATGACAAAAACATGGACAACATGTTGAAAGATTATAAACGGTAAGCACCTCCTTGAGCGTCTAAAAGCATCTTTAGCATCGACCTTGGACCCAAAGTGGTTCGAATAATATCAGCCACGGCCTATAAAcaagaaagaaaatgaaattaTAGTTCTATGATGGACTTGAAAGTTAATAAGTAATACACATACATAGCAAGAAAGCTCCTAAGTATTAATCCAGTTGTCCCATATAAAGTATGTTCTACTATTAGTCGTCTAAATAGGTAAATCCTTTGAGTAGTACAAAGGTTTATGAAAAATGGTTAGACTGGACAATGAGACCATCTTACATCCATTTGCTTGTGCGTGATTAAACTTCCTTACAAAAATTATTTTGAAAACAAATAGAATGTGTGTTACGGATAGTTGTGGCCTCCTTTGATATTAGATGtcctaaaattgaaaatgatctGACAAAAAGATTAGGCCAGTTCAAGGATCAAAATTCATCTAAATCCAGACATAATATTTATATAGATAACAAcatcaatgatcaaacaatgaaGCATACCAAGTCGTGCAACAATGATAATGTGGATTATGTTGTGAAGCAAAAATAATTAGTAAAATTGATTTATAGTAGATATTTTGCTGAAGATGCTAGTGGCAACACATGATTTTGGCAATGAGAAGGTAATGTCACCACTTATAATTTATAGAACATATACAGGGGTAAGGAAACAATCTCGTCAAACTGCAGAAACAAAGTGTTGCATCCATGATCACTCGGCTAGAAATCATCCGGTTGGTATAATAATAAATACTATCAGACAAACTAAATAACTAATGCATCAATCAGCCAAAGAGTCAGTATGAGTAACTGTGAATAACTTCTAAGATTCTTTACATGAAGGAACAACTAGTTTAGTAGAAGCAACTTCTAGAATAAAGTATGACAACAAAAATGAATTTCTGCACACCTTTGAAGCTTGAATATTTGCATGATGCACCTTACTTCCAGATTCACGAGTGAGAGAATCCTCTGCAAATTCAAAGAGTATACAAATAAGCTGTCGTTTCAATATAAGTTTCTACTATGTTTTTCCCTAGTGTTTTCAATGTTTCAATCTTATGTATACATGTTTTAGTGATGTTCTCAATTCTTATGCTACAATAATTTCCCATCAAACCAAGATAAGTTCATCCTTCCTGAAGCAATCTGAAACATCTTTATTTCCTTTTAGTTATCTGTGATTGTGTTCATACTTAAGTTATCTCTATGTAGGTAAGTAGGTTGAAAATAAATTACGGAATATGAAAAGAAATGAGTTAAAAGAAATCTGAACCTAACCACAACAAATTCTATGTACATGATAAAAGCTAGTAGGTGCACAGCGTGTGATATGTGGGACTCACAAGGCTCGCTGTGAAAACTTTTTACCAAACTATTATTTTGTAGATCTGCTCCAAATAATGATCTTTCTTAATGATATATATCCCAAGTTTTAGCTCACATGAACTTACAATCCTAAGGTTTCATTACTCGAAAGCACTGTTATCAAAATACGCTCGCCTAGGCCGCCTACGCGACCATTCTGGGCGAGTCGACCTTTTCCCACTTCTTCTTCCTAGGTAACTAGACGACAGGCgcggcctatgcgccttgagtgcgcctagcgcATTTGATAACTATGCTCGAAAGTAATACGGAACAGGAGTATAATGTAGTTTATTCAATAACAGAGTTGAACACAACACCCTGGCAAAGAAGCCGTGGCTTTTCAATCAGCGATATCTAAGAATCTAAAATTCATTTAGAGTTGATATTGATAACCACAATAAACTTAATCGCAAGTGCTtaaatgaataataataataataacaattaaaAAAATACTCAAATTTGCACCTAAAAAAGCAGTAAAACTTAATTTAAGAGACAGCCAAGCCAATACATAAATAGTTCCTGGACCAAATGTCAAATGCAGCTACAGAGTACAGATTTCAAATCCAGATTCCATTGATACACACATACATACGCATGTGATTCAAATCTTCGAGAAAATACATACATTATGTACTCACGTAATCATAAAATTCAAAAACTAAGCTTACAAATTCTCATAATCCAGTTAAAAATTTCACCAAAACCATATTTCATTTTCACTACACACCATAAAATAAGCAAATTTAATTCGAGTTCGCAAAATGCTAAACCTGAAGGTCTCTAAAATGTGACAACAGAGTCAAAACCAGATCAACGTAAGCTAACGTTAACAGTATCATTATTAGGTTACAAAAAAACGCAGCAAATGGCGAGATCACGTACATATGATCTTCGAAACATCATACGAGTGAGAGAAATAGGACTTACTGAGAACGAGAACCGGTGATTGCATAGTGTAGTAAGAACCCTAGGGATCAGTTCTCGAAGGTGTCTAGGGTTTCTCCTTCGCCTTCTTTTGGagctgagagagagagagagagaacaacGGTTGCAGCACTTCGCAGTGAAACAATTCAACACCCAGAAACGGGCTACAACAATTTAGCCCATGGGCTTATGTGGATGGCCCATTCGTTTTTGCTTTGTTTTGGACCGTAAAAGTagggtgagcaaattaaccaaTAACCATAACCGACAGAAGCAAACCGATTTTAACCGATAACCAACATAACCGATTCTTATGAAACTTTGGTTAATCGTCCAATCAGTTATGGTTATAGTTATGAAGCTTTGGCTAACCGATATAACTAAAAACGAACCGAACTTGTAATGTTAAGTCTATAATTCATGGATTTATGCTTTACAATAACCATGTATTTTTTTTACTGATAGAAAAGTATGTTAGTAAAAAAAGATATTGATGTAGATGTCCTTCATCTTGATGAAGAAATATTCGTATGAATCTTTTGTATAACACTGACTACATAATTGCTTTAATAAAATGTATACCACATAagtagtttaaccaaaaagtaCGTATAGCCTtcgttattttataaaaaaaaacccaatcTAAATCCAACATGGTGGGTTTCATTCTTATTTTGTAGGCCCATTGGCGTATAATTTTTAACTTTTGCCGAAAAGTTACTTTTGATAAAAGTTTTTGGTTAATAACcaaaattaaccaaaaccgaaccgtaaccgaaaATTTGGTTATTGTTATGTTAAGAAAGTCTGTAACCGAAGTTAGGAGTTATAGTTATGATTAATGTTAGTAACCCAACCAAACCGACCCATACACATCCATAATTGTAAAATTATCAAAAAAAATTCAAAGATGGATCATGGATgatacttttaaaaaaaaatctaaaagctCCATAtcgttattttattaataatagcTTTATTATGTCTttaagggtgagaggggcactcccctcttaggggagttcCTCTCTTACGAacacccaatcaggttatgtcacgtcaactcccctcttaaactctcctcacaccctcaatttgatgacggcactcccctcttaggagACTTGCTTATTttattcaaaaagaaaaaaaaaaaagaaaatgttttgattggttgaaaagagGGTGGCGCACCATCTCCCTCCCTCCTTCATGCGGTAACCCCTCCCCGATCCACCTCCCCgcggtgatggcggcggtgttcccgctcaGGGACTTGGGTCACCACAGCCATCCCCGCATAGTGTTGCCGACACCCTAACAATAAATGTCATAACGAGATACGTGATACATGAAACTCCAATCAATAGGAAGATTGGAAGTCATAATTATTTCTATACAAGTATCTTTTAAGCAGTGGTAGACTCAGAAATTTTTTCACaggggtgcggaatatttttaaagattttaggaaCTAGGTACATAAAAAAATTTGATTCatatcgggtcgggtcatgtaaaacaaaagaatatcaagctaaaatttatataattatcAAAAACATATCAAACGTCGTTATAAACGTATTTAAAATGTTGTtttacgggttttcattttttgaaatctattcAAAACATCTAGAGCTACTTTTCTAAGCAAGTCcttctctatataacatatataACTAATTttcaacactaaacacttaaacaatcgtCACCAAACTTCATAATTTTCAACTTTAAAATCAAGCCCTAGTTTTAATTGTTGATTCCTTCTAACTAACCATTTAAACACAGTAAACTTtaactaaaacaacaaaatcaaccAAATAAAGTTtcaaaaaacaacaaaacaactaaaatttcaaacttttttACCAATTGTATTTCTCCAAAAAATCCaaataaaacaagaaaacaaaaaagtaatCGAACCATACCCGAAAATAGTGATGAGATGCTGTTTTCGTGAGTTTGGTGGCCGAAATTGCGGTGGATTGGGTTATTATATTTTAGTTCAAATTAGATTATTAGATTGGGTTGGGCTTGAGTTATGGTGTGTTTTGTGTTAAAGGTTAAGAGAAAGTTAATTGGGTTAAATGAAAATTAATTAGTTAAGTGGAAAGTTAATTAgattgtatttaaaaaaaaatcagtgtttacataatttttttataaactcATAAGATTTTTTTTCCTAAGGGGGGCggtcgaaaattttcaaggggtgcggacggaaattttcaaggggtgcgatcGGGATTTTATCTGAAATTTAGCActaaattttattttttcaaggggtgcgcccgcccaccttaaCATATAAGTGGGTACGCCCTTGCTTTTAAGTCCCGATATATACTTTATTAACTACgcatatctatacatataataaagtaaactaaATGAGGGACACGTGGCGGATTATGGGGTGTTCTCTATGGGGGTTTCCCGCTTTTTTAACACCCACATTGCTTTCACATAAACCCGACCCGTAATTCTTATCATACGCGTATCCCTTCTAAACCCAATGTGTACTCCGTCACTTTTCAGAAACCCTAATTTTCAAGCCATCCACCGTTTCGTTTGAAGCCTAATCGACCTtgcaaaatcttctccagattaAGGATATCAACCACCAAGATCACAAGGGGCCATT
This genomic interval carries:
- the LOC110898238 gene encoding T-complex protein 1 subunit gamma, which codes for MQSPVLVLKDSLTRESGSKVHHANIQASKAVADIIRTTLGPRSMLKMLLDAQGGIVVTNDGNAILRELDIAHPAAKSMIELSRTQDEEVGDGTTSVIVLAGEMLHVAEAFIDKKYHPTVICRAYIKALEDALAVLDKISMSIDVNDRSMMLGLVKSCIGTKFTSQFGDLIADLALDATTTVGVDLGQGIREVDIKKYIKVEKIPGGQLEDSKVLKGVMFNKDVVVPGKMKRKIINPRIILLDCPLEYKKGENQTNAELVREEDWAILLKMEEEYIENICVQILKFKPDLVITEKGLSDLACHYFSKAGVSAIRRLRKTDNNRIAKACGAVIVNRPDELQESDVGTGAGLFEVKKIGDEFFSFIVDCKDPKACTILLRGASKDLLNEVERNLQDAMSVARNILKHPKLVPGGGATELTVSATLKQKSSSIEGIEKWPYEAAAVAFEAIPRTLAQNCGVNVIRTMTALQGKHANGENAWTGIDGNSGEIADMKELKIWDAYNVKAQTFKTAIEAASMLLRIDDIVSGIKKRQAPGSNQPSKPTIETEGDADNEQMIPE